Proteins encoded within one genomic window of Flavobacterium gilvum:
- a CDS encoding tRNA dihydrouridine synthase, which produces MDFTLLSSPLQGFTDFRFRNAQNRIFGGIDTFYSPYIRLNGKLVIKSSYERDLLPENNNTLEVIPQVITNDADEFLFVAKYVRELGYKELNWNLGCPYPMVTKSGMGSGLISNTEKINHILDRAHSETDIIVSMKMRLGYDTTEEILDVLPILDTYPIKNIAIHARIGKQLYKGGVHLDAFQQCIDNTKHKLYYNGDITSVAKFKEMQERFPSIDHWMIGRGLIADPFLPSMIKNNSLEYPKNKMELFSAFHDTLYAGYTESLSGQAHILLKMHHLWEYFSVIFSNPHKVYKNIKKSKSIRNYEATVKEVIAKEL; this is translated from the coding sequence ATGGATTTTACATTGCTCTCATCTCCTTTACAAGGATTTACCGATTTTCGTTTTCGAAATGCTCAAAATAGAATTTTCGGAGGAATCGACACTTTCTATTCTCCTTATATTCGTTTGAACGGAAAATTAGTTATAAAATCATCTTACGAGAGGGATTTGTTGCCTGAGAACAATAACACTTTAGAAGTAATTCCGCAAGTTATCACCAATGATGCCGATGAGTTTTTATTTGTAGCAAAATATGTCCGTGAACTGGGTTACAAAGAACTGAACTGGAATTTGGGCTGTCCCTATCCTATGGTTACGAAATCTGGCATGGGCTCAGGACTTATCAGTAATACAGAAAAAATCAATCATATTCTTGACCGAGCACACTCGGAAACTGATATTATTGTGTCCATGAAAATGCGTTTGGGATACGACACTACCGAAGAAATTCTTGATGTACTGCCTATTTTGGACACTTATCCCATAAAAAACATAGCAATTCATGCCCGTATTGGAAAACAACTTTACAAAGGTGGCGTTCATCTCGATGCTTTTCAGCAATGCATTGATAATACAAAACACAAATTATATTACAATGGCGACATTACTTCGGTTGCAAAATTCAAGGAAATGCAGGAGCGATTTCCCTCTATTGACCATTGGATGATTGGCCGGGGATTGATTGCCGATCCTTTTTTGCCGAGCATGATAAAAAACAATTCTTTGGAATATCCTAAAAACAAAATGGAATTGTTCAGTGCTTTTCATGATACACTTTACGCGGGTTATACCGAATCATTATCCGGACAAGCTCATATTCTTTTAAAAATGCATCATTTATGGGAATACTTTTCGGTTATTTTCTCAAATCCGCACAAAGTCTATAAAAACATTAAAAAATCCAAAAGTATTCGAAATTACGAAGCAACCGTTAAGGAAGTAATAGCTAAAGAATTATGA
- a CDS encoding glutathione peroxidase, with protein MKKLVVAIFAMFLFSIQIQAQVKQTIYQFKVEDLYGKTFDFATLKGKKVMIVNTASKCGLTPQYKDLEALYKEYSSKGFVIVGFPANNFASQEPGTKEEIATFCQLNYGVTFPMMDKVSVKGDDMCAVYQFLTQKSKNGLEDSEVKWNFQKYLINEKGELVKVIAPKTLPTDPEVVNWIKG; from the coding sequence ATGAAAAAACTAGTTGTAGCGATATTCGCTATGTTCCTTTTTAGTATCCAAATTCAAGCACAAGTGAAACAGACAATATATCAATTTAAGGTTGAAGATTTATACGGTAAGACTTTTGACTTTGCAACGCTTAAAGGCAAAAAAGTTATGATTGTAAATACCGCTTCAAAATGCGGATTAACTCCTCAGTATAAGGATTTGGAAGCTTTGTATAAAGAATATTCATCCAAAGGGTTTGTGATTGTTGGTTTTCCTGCCAATAATTTTGCTTCGCAAGAACCGGGAACCAAAGAAGAAATTGCAACTTTTTGTCAGTTGAATTATGGTGTTACCTTCCCGATGATGGACAAGGTTTCGGTAAAAGGTGATGATATGTGCGCTGTTTATCAGTTTTTGACACAAAAATCTAAAAATGGATTAGAAGATTCTGAAGTTAAATGGAATTTTCAAAAATACCTTATTAATGAAAAAGGAGAATTGGTAAAAGTAATTGCCCCAAAAACATTACCAACAGACCCTGAAGTAGTGAATTGGATTAAGGGATAA
- a CDS encoding SGNH/GDSL hydrolase family protein, giving the protein MGRVAINENSATFYWPGTSATINFTGKNVKVTMKSFREKGYFYAIVDNDAAKAFKFETDSVKKEINLVENLSEGKHTLQLYKLSNNTSANVLYGFEIGGKAKLQKPSQLPKRKIEFYGNSITAGHGVDVQPGMKDAGQPELFNNYYSYTAITARHFNAQSSIIARSGIGIMLSWFPEIMPEVYDRLDPFDSSKKWDFAKYTPDVVVINLFQNDSWLINRPEHQEFKHRFGTTKPSEDFIIKSYRDFVTSIRAKYPKAYIICALGNMDATEAGSKWPGYIEQAVAGLKDGKIHTVFFPYKGRPNHPNRKEQQMMADELIRFIDKTVKW; this is encoded by the coding sequence ATGGGAAGGGTAGCAATAAACGAAAACTCTGCGACTTTTTACTGGCCAGGAACTTCTGCAACAATTAATTTTACAGGAAAAAACGTAAAAGTTACGATGAAATCGTTCCGAGAAAAAGGATATTTTTATGCTATTGTAGATAACGATGCAGCAAAGGCTTTTAAATTTGAAACAGACAGCGTAAAAAAAGAAATCAACCTGGTAGAAAACCTTTCTGAAGGCAAACACACATTACAATTGTATAAACTTTCTAACAACACCTCTGCCAACGTTTTATATGGTTTCGAAATTGGTGGAAAAGCAAAACTGCAAAAACCATCTCAGCTGCCTAAACGAAAAATAGAATTTTACGGAAACTCTATTACTGCAGGTCATGGCGTTGATGTTCAGCCGGGAATGAAGGATGCTGGACAACCCGAACTTTTCAACAACTATTACAGCTATACAGCCATAACGGCTAGACACTTTAATGCACAATCATCTATCATTGCCAGAAGTGGTATCGGAATCATGTTAAGTTGGTTTCCTGAGATTATGCCTGAAGTTTATGATCGTCTGGATCCTTTTGATTCTTCAAAAAAATGGGATTTCGCGAAATATACTCCTGATGTGGTTGTGATAAATCTGTTTCAAAATGATTCCTGGCTAATTAACAGACCCGAACATCAGGAATTTAAACACCGGTTTGGCACAACAAAGCCTTCAGAAGATTTTATAATAAAATCGTATCGCGATTTCGTTACCAGCATTCGGGCTAAATACCCAAAAGCGTATATCATTTGCGCATTAGGAAACATGGACGCTACAGAAGCGGGCTCAAAATGGCCGGGATATATAGAACAAGCTGTAGCAGGTTTGAAAGACGGAAAAATTCATACTGTTTTCTTTCCTTACAAAGGAAGACCTAATCATCCAAACAGAAAAGAACAACAAATGATGGCTGATGAATTAATTCGCTTTATTGATAAAACAGTAAAGTGGTAA